One Vigna unguiculata cultivar IT97K-499-35 chromosome 11, ASM411807v1, whole genome shotgun sequence DNA window includes the following coding sequences:
- the LOC114170252 gene encoding uncharacterized protein LOC114170252, translating to MQQQMQTREELIDWTNFRTRFLEKYFPDTARQDREAEFLALQQGDMMVQEYVNKFEHLARYYSQNTIEEWRCLKFERGLKHELKKVVTPLRERRFSFLVEHAKSAKHLGKGPGPIARHHKSVTEARNCPQLTGGKGGSGDRRKCFICDKPEHFANNCPEKKSLSVKKPASSPAERARAADRVFALTSTEATRSGNLILEPCLLLGYSVLVLFDSGATHYFIANACVGRLNLVKRNLGCELLVSTPSSGQVATNSVCVGCSMEVAGHRFKVNLVCLPLEGLDVILGMD from the exons ATGCAACAGCAGATGCAGACCCGAGAGGAACTGATAGATTGGACTAACTTCAGGACTCGATTCTTGGAGAAATATTTCCCTGACACAGCCAGGCAGGACAGGGAAGCTGAGTTCCTTGCACTACAGCAAGGGGATATGATGGTGCAGGAATACGTGAATAAGTTTGAGCACCTAGCAAGATACTATTCACAGAACACTATTGAGGAGTGGAGGTGCTTGAAGTTTGAGCGAGGACTCAAACATGAACTGAAGAAGGTGGTGACACCTTTGAGAGAGAGAAGGTTTTCGTTCTTGGTGGAACATGCCAAGAGTGCTAAGCACCTAGGGAAGGGCCCTGGTCCTATTGCTAGACATCATAAAAGTGTCACAGAGGCGAG GAATTGCCCACAGCTGACAGGTGGAAAGGGAGGGTCAGGCGACCGTCGCAAGTGTTTCATATGCGACAAACCTGAACACTTTGCAAATAATTGCCCAGAAAAGAAGAGTCTGAGTGTGAAGAAACCAGCATCATCACCCGCAGAAAGGGCTAGAGCGGCCGACAGGGTCTTTGCCTTAACCTCTACAGAGGCTACTCGATCAGGTAACCTTATCCTTGAGCCTTGCTTATTGTTGGGTTATTCAGTGTTGGTGTTGTTCGATTCTGGAGCAACACATTATTTCATTGCTAATGCGTGTGTGGGGAGATTGAACTTGGTGAAACGTAATTTGGGGTGTGAGTTGCTTGTTTCAACTCCCTCCTCGGGTCAAGTAGCTACCAATTCAGTCTGCGTTGGGTGTTCAATGGAAGTGGCAGGTCACAGATtcaaggtgaacttggtgtgcttgccTTTGGAGGGACTAGATGTAATCTTGGGGATGGACTGA